The Rhodococcus antarcticus DNA segment TCGAGGTGGTCAACGGTCGCGGCAAGTACCTCCCCAACCGCGACGAGCCGAACTTCACCGACACCCGGGGTCCGGTCTGCTACCCGATCGTGCCGCCGGACCAGGGCAACTTCCAGCTGCCCCCCACACCGTTCAAGGACGGATCGGTCGCACCCGAGCAGCGCGCACCCGGGCAGGCATCGGTCCTGCCGGGCTCCGGTGACGCGCTCGGCATCACGGGCTCGCCCGCGGAGGCCGGTGCACTGGCGACGATCTTCTCCCAGACCACGGGTACCGCGGTCCAGGACGTCCCCGGCTGGAGCGCCCTCGTGGCCGCACCGGCCCTGCGCGGCAACGAGGTGACGGTCAAGTGAGAGGTCTCCTCGCCCCGATCCTCAAGCTCGTCGCCTTCGCCACGGTGACGCTGCTGGCCACCGGTCTGCTGGCGGCCACCATCGCGAACCTCGGCGGTTCGGGAGGCACCGAGTACAAGGCCAGGTTCACCGACGTCACCGGGTTGAACGTCGGGGACGACGTCCGGGTCGCCGGTGTCAAGGTCGGCCAGGTCGCCTCCATCGACGTGGTCGACCGCCGGCTCGCCGAGGTCAGCATGAAGGTGACCACCCCGCAGCCGCTGCCCGAGTCGAGCACCGCCGTGGTCCGCTACCGCAACATCGTCGGTCAGCGCTACGTCGCGCTGGACCGCGGAGCGGGCTCGCCGACGGCGACCATGAAGCCGGGGGAGACCATCCCCCTCGAGCGCACCAAGCCCGCGCTGGACCTCACGGTGCTGTTCAACGGCTTCAAGCCGCTGTTCCAGGCGCTGAGCCCGGACGACGTCAACCAGCTGTCCTTCGAGATCATCCAGGTCTTCCAGGGTGAGAGCGGCACCATCGAGTCGCTGCTCAGCCGCACGGCCAGCCTCACCAGCTCCATCGCCGACAAGGACGCCGTCATCGGCCAGCTCGTCGACAACCTCAACAGCGTGCTCGACACCGTGAACTCCCGCGACGACCAGCTCAGCAGCCTCATCGTGTCGCTCCAGCAGCTGGTGAGCGGCCTGTCCAACGACCGCGTGGCCATCGGCTCGTCGATCCAGTCGATCGCTGACCTCGCCACCTCCACGGCCGGTCTGCTCGGACCCGTCCGCGGGCCCCTGCAGGCCGACATCGCGGGGGTCAACCAGCTGGCCAGCAACCTCAACTCCAGCAGCGACGCCCTGAACAGCGTCCTGGCGAACCTGCCGTCGAAGCTGGACACGATCACCCGCACCGCCAGCTACGGCTCGTGGTTCCAGTTCTACCTCTGCGGGCTCGACGCCACGGTCGGCCTCGGGGGAAGCGCCAACCTGCTCGGCCTTCCCACGGGGCTGACCGGTCCGCTGTCCCTGCCGCTCTACACGAACAACCCGGCCCGGTGCAGCCCCAGGCCGACGGGAGGACAGGGATGAGCGCCCCACGTCGACGGAACCCGGTGGTGACGGGGGCCGTCGGGATCCTCGTGATCGCCCTGGCCACGGCCGCCGCGTTCTTCTCGGAGGACCTGCCCATCGTCGGTGGCGGCACCACCTACACCGCCGAGTTCAGCGAGGCGGCAGGGCTCACGACCGGCGACGAGGTGCGGGTCGCCGGGGTCCGGGCCGGCAAGGTCACCTCGGTCAGCCTGGACGGGAACAAGGTGGCCGTCGCCTTCCGGGTCAACGGGACCTGGGTCGGCGACCAGAGCACCGCCGCGATCCGGATCAAGACGCTGCTGGGCTCCAAGTACGTCTCGCTCGACCCGCAGGGTGTGCAGGCGGCGGACCCGGGAACCCCCATCCCGCTGGACCGGACCGTGGCCCCGTACGACGTGATCGAGGCGTTCTCCGGCCTCGCGACCACCGTCGGCAGCATCGACACCGGTCAGCTGGCCAGCAGCCTGACGACGCTCAGCGACGCGTTCTCCGCCACGCCGGCGGACGTGCGGACCTCGCTGGACGGGCTCACACGGCTCTCCCAGACGATCTCCAGCCGGGACCAGCA contains these protein-coding regions:
- a CDS encoding MCE family protein encodes the protein MRGLLAPILKLVAFATVTLLATGLLAATIANLGGSGGTEYKARFTDVTGLNVGDDVRVAGVKVGQVASIDVVDRRLAEVSMKVTTPQPLPESSTAVVRYRNIVGQRYVALDRGAGSPTATMKPGETIPLERTKPALDLTVLFNGFKPLFQALSPDDVNQLSFEIIQVFQGESGTIESLLSRTASLTSSIADKDAVIGQLVDNLNSVLDTVNSRDDQLSSLIVSLQQLVSGLSNDRVAIGSSIQSIADLATSTAGLLGPVRGPLQADIAGVNQLASNLNSSSDALNSVLANLPSKLDTITRTASYGSWFQFYLCGLDATVGLGGSANLLGLPTGLTGPLSLPLYTNNPARCSPRPTGGQG
- a CDS encoding MCE family protein; the protein is MSAPRRRNPVVTGAVGILVIALATAAAFFSEDLPIVGGGTTYTAEFSEAAGLTTGDEVRVAGVRAGKVTSVSLDGNKVAVAFRVNGTWVGDQSTAAIRIKTLLGSKYVSLDPQGVQAADPGTPIPLDRTVAPYDVIEAFSGLATTVGSIDTGQLASSLTTLSDAFSATPADVRTSLDGLTRLSQTISSRDQQLTTLLSNTDQVTQVLADRNTEFERLLQDGNLLLGELNTRRQAISQLLTNTQALSTQLSGLVADNQAQLGPTLAQLQGVVDILKTNQSQLDSGLALLAPFYRLFANTLGNGRWFDTTVTNLLPPGLPNVLSGRAPILNGG